Below is a window of Moorella thermoacetica DNA.
GTGAATAATCCCTTTTTTACATACCTGTTTTCCTACCTGCCGGCAGTTATTTGCAGGTGCACTATTATTCCGGCAAAAGAAGGTGAAAGAATTGGCCCAGTACCAGGCCCTGTACCGGCAGTGGCGGCCTCGCACCTTTGCCGAGGTGGTGGGGCAGGAACATATAACCAGGACCCTTCGTAACGCCCTGCGTACCGGGCGCCTGGTTCACGCCTACCTCTTCTGTGGCCCCAGGGGTACGGGGAAAACCAGCACGGCGAAAATACTGGCCCGGGCCATCAATTGCCTGGCACCCCGGGAGGGGGAACCCTGTAACGAATGCGCCAATTGCCGGCGTATCCTGGCCGGAAACTCCCTGGACGTCCTGGAGATGGACGCCGCCTCCAACCGGGGGATTGACGAGATCCGCAATCTGATTGAGAAAATACCTCTGGGTCCGGTAGAAGGCAGGTACAAGGTTTATATTATCGATGAAGTCCATATGCTGACCCAGGAGGCCTTTAATGCCCTCCTGAAAACCCTAGAAGAGCCCCCGGCCCATGCAGTCTTTATTCTGGCTACCACCGAGCCGCGCAAGGTTCTGCCGACCATCCTATCCCGCTGCCAGCGCTTTGATTTTCACCCCCTGACGGTACAGGCCATTGCCGGTCGCCTTCAGGAAGTGGCAGCAGCCAACGGGGTGGAGATTGAGCCCGGAGCTTTGAGCCTCTTATCCCGCAAGGCTGCCGGCGGCTTGCGGGATGCCCTCAGCCTCCTGGACCAGATTCTGGCCAGCGGCACCAGGGGACCGGTAACGGCCGGGCAGGTAGCAGTTACCCTGGGCACGGCGCGACTGGACACCCTCCTGGCCCTGACCGATGCCCTGGCTACCGGCGATGGTGCCGGGGTGTTGAACCTGGTAGATAAAGCCCTGGCATCCGGTATCGAGCCCCGGCGCCTGCTTGAGGACTTACTCGATCATACCCGCAACCTTCTGCTCTTAAAAGTGGACCCCGGCGCCGGCTCCCTGACCGGCCTTCTGCCTGAGGAAGTGGAGCAGGTGGCGGCTCAAGCCCGGCAGTTTGACCACCATCGCCTGCTAGACCTCATGGAAAGGCTACAGCAAGGTGGAGCGGCTCTGCGCCGGAGCAACCAGCCGCGGGTCATCCTGGAGATGACCCTGGCTGGCTTCCTGGTTGCCCCCGGCCCCTCCCTGGAAGGCCTGGCCCGGCGGGTGGCGGAACTGGAGGCACGTCTGGCCGCCCTGGAAGGTTCCGCTCCCAGCAGGACCCGGGAAAAGGTTGCCACCAGGAACCAAGGAGAAGGGGGCAGGCCGCCGGTTGCCCCGGGGAGCCGGGCTGATGCCGGCGGGCAGGAACGGGGAAACAGCGGCCCACTTGAGGCCCCCGGGGCAGGGTCTCCTGCTGGACGGGCCCGAGTAATTAACCGTTCCCGGGAATTCCCGCAGGCTGCCGGCAGGGATCGGGCAGGGCTGGCCGGGCCGGAGACCGCGACCGGCCTGGAACCCGGTTCGCCGGCATCTCCGGGGCTGGAACTGGCCGTAGTGCAGGAACACTGGCCGGAAGTCCTGGCTGCCGCCCGCAGGGAAAGCATCCAGCTTCAGGCCTTCCTGCGGGAGGGCGAACCGGTAGCAATAGATGGTGATACCCTGACTCTGGCCGTCAAAGCCGATTTTCACCGGGGCATGCTGGAGCAGCCTGGTAACAGGCAGAAGGTGGAGAAAGCCCTGGCTGCGGTCTTCGGCCGGCCTTTAAAAGTAGTCATTACCTCCGGGAAACCCTCCCCACCGGGGGACACCGGCGATACCTTGACCCGGTTGGTGAACTTTTTCGGGGCGGATAAAGTGGAGATCAAGGACTGAAAGACCTGAAGGAGGATTGAATCAATGGGCATGGGCAATATGAACAAAATGATGAAACAGATGCAGAAGATGCAGGCCCAGGTAGCCAGACTCCAGGAGGAATTGGGGGAGAGGACGGTTGAGGCCAGCGCCGGCGGTGGGGTAGTAAAAGTTACGGCCAATGGTCGCCAGGAACTAGTCAACATTAAAATTGACCCGGCAGCCGTTGATCCTGAAGACGTGGAGATGCTCCAGGACCTTATCCTGGCGGCCGTCAACGAGGCTCTGCACCAGTCCCAGGAGATGGTAACCAGGGAAATGGCGAAGATTACTGGCAATATCCGCCTGCCGGGGTTTTAGGGAATGTATTACCCGGAGCCCCTCAATAAACTGATTACCGCCCTGGGCAGGCTACCCGGAATCGGCCCCAAGACAGCCCAGCGCCTGGCCTTTCATCTCCTTAAAGTTCCGGCCAGCGAAGCCCGGGACCTGGCGGCGGCTATCCTGGAAGCGCGCCAGAAGACAATCTATTGCTCCATCTGCGGTAACTTCACTGACAGGGATCCCTGCCGCCTCTGCAGTGATCCGGAAAGGGATCACTCCTGCATCTGTGTGGTTGAAGAAGCACGGGACATTATCGCCCTGGAGAAAACACGCCAGTACCGGGGCCTGTACCACGTCCTCCAGGGAGCCATATCCCCCGTGGATGGTATCGGCCCGGAGCAGTTAAGGGTCAAGGAGCTCCTGGCCCGGCTTCATG
It encodes the following:
- a CDS encoding YbaB/EbfC family nucleoid-associated protein yields the protein MGMGNMNKMMKQMQKMQAQVARLQEELGERTVEASAGGGVVKVTANGRQELVNIKIDPAAVDPEDVEMLQDLILAAVNEALHQSQEMVTREMAKITGNIRLPGF
- the dnaX gene encoding DNA polymerase III subunit gamma/tau, whose translation is MAQYQALYRQWRPRTFAEVVGQEHITRTLRNALRTGRLVHAYLFCGPRGTGKTSTAKILARAINCLAPREGEPCNECANCRRILAGNSLDVLEMDAASNRGIDEIRNLIEKIPLGPVEGRYKVYIIDEVHMLTQEAFNALLKTLEEPPAHAVFILATTEPRKVLPTILSRCQRFDFHPLTVQAIAGRLQEVAAANGVEIEPGALSLLSRKAAGGLRDALSLLDQILASGTRGPVTAGQVAVTLGTARLDTLLALTDALATGDGAGVLNLVDKALASGIEPRRLLEDLLDHTRNLLLLKVDPGAGSLTGLLPEEVEQVAAQARQFDHHRLLDLMERLQQGGAALRRSNQPRVILEMTLAGFLVAPGPSLEGLARRVAELEARLAALEGSAPSRTREKVATRNQGEGGRPPVAPGSRADAGGQERGNSGPLEAPGAGSPAGRARVINRSREFPQAAGRDRAGLAGPETATGLEPGSPASPGLELAVVQEHWPEVLAAARRESIQLQAFLREGEPVAIDGDTLTLAVKADFHRGMLEQPGNRQKVEKALAAVFGRPLKVVITSGKPSPPGDTGDTLTRLVNFFGADKVEIKD
- the recR gene encoding recombination mediator RecR; this translates as MYYPEPLNKLITALGRLPGIGPKTAQRLAFHLLKVPASEARDLAAAILEARQKTIYCSICGNFTDRDPCRLCSDPERDHSCICVVEEARDIIALEKTRQYRGLYHVLQGAISPVDGIGPEQLRVKELLARLHDGKVKEVILATNADVEGESTALYLDKLLKTLGVKVTRLAYGLPVGGDLEYADEVTLARAFAGRHELE